A single window of Fibrobacter sp. UWP2 DNA harbors:
- a CDS encoding DEAD/DEAH box helicase family protein, producing the protein MPSVQLDEFLRERPEVNPTIYAYTIPDVEKLSGYIKVGFTDRNVEARIKEQLHTAGLEGKILFKESAMCADGSCFTDKQVHKILERKGFTRLNQGKDRNEWFFCKEEDVLAAIKELRTGKRIDEDRNETFEMRPEQERAVEITSAYFKATLKEKPESSPKFLWNAKMRFGKTFAAYKLAQSMKLKRILVLTFKPAVESAWADDLYHHVDFKGWQFISNKDARDINFSIDEEFEEADKNKPIVVFGSFQDLLGRNDAGGIKAKNEFIHSEKWDLVIFDEYHFGAWRENAKNLFEKQDEEAEVNFDQEEFQRKEAANAMDETFLPITTKYYLYLSGTPFRALNSGEFIEEQIFNWTYSDEQRAKETWVGKYNPYKALPRMVLMTYKIPESIREVASQGEFDEFDLNEFFKAEGKGEDAKFKHENEVQKWLDLIRGSYLPSSVDDLKLGQDKRPPMPYSDTRLLNILTHTLWFLPDVAACDAMKNLIDQRQNTFYHDYKVIVCAGTKAGIGLEALKPVQAAMANPLNSKTITLSCGKLTTGVTVRPWTGIFMLRNLKSPETYFQAAFRVQSPWEIKDDKGNPQIIKENCYVFDFALDRALKQISSYSSRLDINESDPEKRVAEFTKFLPVLAYDGSAMMQLNAEAILDIAMSGTSATLLARRWESALLVNVDNDTLKRLMDNPDAMEALMRIEGFRSLNSDIETIINKSEKVKKAKTKDGPLTPKQKRELTEEEKEFKAKRKQIQEKLIKFATRVPVFMYLTDYRERCLKDVITQLEPGLFKKVTGLEVKDFELLCSLNVFNASLMNEAIFSFKRYEDSSLSYTGLDLHAGDDVGGFDTVLRRKEYEQLFYGQQDSMKIAESSEDIDYIVGDNDISDYPMVADEGNRQRKDPLLERLKQIKVNDEITHKMHGAGRVTKISKDRKYITIAFGKLEKTFVFYAAFKKGFLKYKCVKNE; encoded by the coding sequence ATGCCTTCCGTTCAGTTAGACGAATTTCTCAGGGAGCGTCCTGAAGTCAACCCGACCATCTATGCCTATACAATCCCCGATGTTGAGAAACTTAGTGGCTACATCAAGGTCGGCTTTACAGACCGCAATGTCGAAGCCCGAATCAAGGAGCAACTGCACACGGCAGGCCTTGAAGGAAAAATCCTCTTCAAGGAATCGGCAATGTGCGCCGATGGTTCATGCTTTACTGATAAACAAGTTCACAAGATTCTTGAACGCAAAGGTTTTACTCGACTGAACCAAGGCAAAGACCGAAACGAATGGTTTTTCTGTAAAGAAGAAGATGTTCTTGCCGCCATCAAGGAGCTCCGTACAGGCAAGCGTATTGATGAAGATCGCAACGAAACATTTGAAATGCGCCCGGAGCAGGAACGTGCCGTTGAAATAACGAGCGCCTACTTTAAGGCGACTTTGAAGGAAAAGCCCGAGAGTTCGCCAAAATTCCTTTGGAATGCAAAGATGCGTTTTGGCAAGACTTTTGCCGCCTATAAGCTGGCACAGTCAATGAAGTTGAAGCGAATCTTGGTTCTGACTTTCAAGCCTGCGGTGGAAAGTGCCTGGGCTGATGACCTGTATCATCATGTAGATTTTAAGGGATGGCAATTCATCTCGAATAAAGACGCTAGGGATATCAATTTTTCTATAGACGAAGAATTTGAAGAAGCGGACAAGAATAAGCCGATTGTAGTATTCGGTTCGTTTCAAGACCTGCTAGGGCGTAATGATGCTGGTGGTATCAAGGCGAAAAATGAATTTATCCACTCTGAAAAATGGGATTTAGTTATTTTTGACGAATACCATTTTGGCGCATGGCGAGAAAATGCGAAGAATCTCTTCGAAAAACAAGACGAAGAAGCGGAGGTTAATTTTGACCAAGAAGAATTCCAGCGCAAGGAAGCCGCGAATGCGATGGATGAAACTTTCTTGCCTATAACGACAAAGTATTATCTCTATCTTTCGGGAACGCCGTTCCGTGCACTCAATTCCGGTGAATTCATCGAAGAACAGATATTTAACTGGACATATTCCGATGAACAGCGTGCCAAGGAAACCTGGGTAGGGAAATATAATCCATACAAGGCTCTCCCGCGTATGGTGCTGATGACTTACAAGATTCCTGAAAGTATTCGTGAGGTTGCAAGTCAGGGTGAATTTGACGAATTCGATTTGAACGAGTTCTTCAAGGCGGAAGGTAAAGGCGAAGATGCCAAATTTAAGCACGAAAATGAAGTGCAGAAATGGCTCGATTTGATTCGTGGTTCTTATTTGCCATCCAGTGTTGATGACTTGAAACTCGGACAAGACAAGCGACCGCCCATGCCGTATTCCGATACGCGCTTGCTGAATATTTTGACGCACACTTTGTGGTTCTTGCCCGATGTTGCCGCATGCGATGCAATGAAGAATCTGATAGATCAAAGGCAAAATACTTTCTATCACGATTATAAAGTTATCGTGTGTGCAGGGACAAAGGCGGGCATTGGCCTGGAGGCTCTCAAACCAGTGCAAGCTGCAATGGCGAATCCTCTCAATTCGAAGACTATTACGCTTTCATGCGGTAAGCTCACGACAGGTGTGACGGTTCGCCCCTGGACGGGCATATTCATGCTCCGTAATCTGAAAAGCCCTGAAACGTATTTCCAAGCGGCATTCCGCGTGCAATCTCCTTGGGAAATCAAGGACGATAAGGGTAATCCGCAGATTATCAAGGAAAACTGCTATGTGTTTGACTTTGCACTAGATCGTGCGCTGAAACAAATTTCAAGTTATAGCTCAAGGCTTGATATAAACGAATCGGACCCGGAAAAGCGTGTTGCTGAATTCACTAAGTTCCTGCCGGTGCTTGCTTATGACGGTTCCGCCATGATGCAACTGAATGCAGAGGCGATTCTTGATATTGCCATGTCGGGAACTTCTGCAACACTTTTGGCTCGCCGTTGGGAATCCGCGTTGCTCGTAAATGTTGATAACGACACTCTTAAGCGATTGATGGACAATCCTGATGCGATGGAAGCCTTGATGCGTATTGAAGGATTCCGTAGTCTTAATTCGGATATCGAAACGATTATCAATAAATCGGAGAAAGTCAAGAAAGCAAAAACTAAAGATGGTCCGTTGACGCCAAAACAGAAACGGGAACTTACCGAAGAAGAAAAAGAATTCAAGGCGAAGCGCAAACAAATTCAAGAAAAACTTATCAAGTTTGCGACGCGTGTTCCCGTGTTCATGTATCTGACGGACTATCGCGAACGATGCCTAAAAGATGTGATTACTCAGCTAGAACCGGGACTTTTCAAGAAGGTCACGGGCCTTGAAGTCAAGGATTTTGAATTGCTGTGTTCGCTCAATGTATTCAACGCCAGCTTGATGAATGAAGCAATCTTCAGCTTCAAGCGTTACGAAGATTCTAGCCTGAGCTATACCGGCCTTGACCTCCACGCTGGAGACGATGTCGGCGGTTTTGATACGGTACTTCGTCGCAAGGAATATGAGCAGCTGTTTTATGGACAGCAAGATTCTATGAAAATTGCGGAAAGTAGTGAGGACATTGATTATATAGTAGGTGATAATGATATATCTGATTATCCAATGGTTGCTGATGAAGGAAACCGTCAAAGGAAAGACCCCCTTCTTGAACGTTTGAAACAAATTAAGGTGAACGATGAGATAACTCATAAAATGCATGGGGCGGGCCGTGTTACGAAAATTTCCAAGGACCGAAAATATATTACGATTGCATTTGGAAAATTGGAAAAAACTTTCGTATTTTATGCGGCATTCAAAAAGGGGTTTTTAAAGTACAAATGCGTTAAGAACGAATAA
- a CDS encoding Eco57I restriction-modification methylase domain-containing protein: MINKHNPDVLSCLANLSNDEVFTPPEVVNRMLDMLPQELFESTETTFLDPCCKTGVFLREIAKRLLANQMPGYEQAVEEINAKKANGQKLSPDEKWFMNQLQNSIDHIFHNQLFGIAITEMTSLVSRRSVYCSKWPNGEYSVSKFDNPEGNIRFKRINHTWVNGKCKYCGASEEQYSRGDTLETHAYEWIHTENPEGIFNMKFDVIISNPPYQLSDGGNGKSAKPIYQRFVFQAKKMKPRFLTMIIPSRWFTGGKGLDEFRAEMLHDRSVRKLVDFENFKDVFPGVDLAGGACYFLWDRDNKGRCEVVNQTKEISESASRYLDEYETFVRQNKAVRIVKKVVEQNEDFLNERISSRKPFDLPTNYEPVSKGIPCHFIQKIGLRYASPKDVDDSLHYLNKWKFLIPKSPIAGQTDFSKPVGFYYDGNTRIAKPGECCTESWLVAGAFDTKAETLNYKSYIFTKIVRFLLLQTVVSQDVTKKNFCFVPDLGTYDQTYTDDILRERWNINDKEWEYIASRIGEIGGEQ, from the coding sequence ATGATAAACAAGCATAATCCCGATGTCTTGAGTTGCCTTGCAAACTTGAGCAACGACGAAGTGTTTACGCCGCCCGAAGTGGTGAATCGCATGCTCGATATGCTCCCGCAGGAACTGTTTGAAAGTACCGAGACAACGTTCCTTGACCCCTGTTGCAAAACGGGTGTATTTTTGCGAGAAATTGCAAAGCGTTTGTTGGCGAATCAAATGCCGGGATACGAGCAAGCCGTAGAAGAGATAAATGCTAAAAAAGCGAATGGTCAAAAACTTTCGCCTGATGAAAAATGGTTTATGAATCAGTTGCAAAATTCCATAGACCATATATTCCACAACCAACTGTTCGGAATCGCCATTACCGAAATGACGAGTCTGGTGTCTCGCCGAAGCGTCTATTGTTCCAAGTGGCCTAATGGCGAATACTCTGTATCAAAGTTCGATAATCCCGAAGGAAATATCCGGTTCAAACGGATAAACCACACTTGGGTAAATGGCAAGTGCAAGTATTGCGGAGCAAGTGAAGAACAGTATAGCCGTGGAGATACTCTTGAAACGCATGCTTATGAATGGATTCACACTGAAAACCCCGAAGGAATTTTCAACATGAAGTTTGACGTGATTATCAGCAACCCACCGTACCAATTGAGCGATGGTGGAAATGGAAAGAGTGCCAAACCTATTTATCAGCGATTTGTTTTTCAAGCGAAGAAGATGAAACCACGCTTTTTGACGATGATAATTCCTTCTCGTTGGTTTACTGGAGGAAAAGGACTTGATGAATTTCGTGCAGAAATGCTTCATGATCGAAGTGTAAGGAAACTTGTAGATTTTGAAAATTTTAAGGATGTCTTTCCTGGAGTAGATTTGGCTGGAGGAGCCTGTTATTTCTTATGGGATAGAGATAATAAAGGTCGTTGCGAAGTAGTTAATCAAACGAAGGAAATAAGTGAATCGGCATCTAGATATTTGGATGAGTATGAAACATTTGTAAGACAGAATAAAGCTGTTCGTATTGTGAAAAAAGTTGTTGAACAGAATGAAGATTTCTTGAATGAGAGAATTTCTTCAAGAAAACCATTTGATTTGCCTACAAATTATGAACCCGTATCAAAAGGAATACCTTGTCATTTTATCCAAAAGATCGGCTTGCGTTACGCTTCACCAAAGGATGTCGACGATTCCCTACATTATCTCAATAAATGGAAATTTTTGATTCCAAAATCACCCATCGCTGGTCAGACTGATTTTTCCAAACCTGTAGGTTTTTATTACGATGGCAATACTAGAATTGCGAAGCCAGGAGAATGCTGTACTGAATCTTGGCTGGTTGCGGGGGCTTTTGATACAAAGGCAGAAACGTTAAATTACAAGTCTTACATTTTCACGAAAATTGTACGGTTTCTTCTGCTACAAACAGTCGTATCTCAAGATGTTACAAAAAAGAATTTCTGTTTTGTTCCTGATTTGGGTACGTATGACCAAACTTATACAGATGATATTTTGCGAGAGCGATGGAATATTAATGATAAGGAGTGGGAATATATAGCTTCTCGAATAGGAGAAATTGGAGGTGAACAATAA
- a CDS encoding flavodoxin family protein — protein MKKVLVLSSSLRKGSNSETLAQEFAKGAAEAGNKVEFESLRGKKIGFCMGCLACQKKGKCVIKDDAPAITKKMESADVIVFATPIYYYEMSGQLKTMLDRANSLYSSDYKFREIYLLTSAADTDAKAMNIAKRGIGGWIACFDGVKLKGALCATGAESAGDVKKNSALLKKAFAMGKKV, from the coding sequence ATGAAAAAAGTATTGGTCTTGTCCAGCAGCTTGCGCAAGGGGAGCAACTCCGAAACCTTGGCGCAGGAGTTCGCGAAGGGTGCCGCCGAGGCGGGCAACAAGGTAGAATTCGAGTCGCTACGCGGCAAGAAGATCGGTTTTTGCATGGGCTGCCTCGCTTGCCAGAAGAAGGGCAAGTGCGTCATCAAGGACGACGCTCCCGCCATCACCAAGAAGATGGAATCGGCTGATGTCATCGTGTTCGCGACGCCGATTTACTATTACGAGATGAGCGGCCAGCTCAAGACGATGCTCGACCGCGCGAATTCCCTGTACTCTAGCGATTACAAGTTCCGCGAGATTTACTTGCTCACGTCTGCTGCCGACACCGACGCGAAGGCCATGAACATCGCGAAGCGCGGCATTGGCGGGTGGATCGCTTGTTTCGATGGCGTGAAACTTAAGGGCGCCCTCTGCGCCACGGGTGCCGAAAGCGCAGGCGATGTCAAGAAGAATTCCGCGCTCCTGAAAAAGGCGTTCGCCATGGGAAAGAAAGTTTAA
- a CDS encoding MmcQ/YjbR family DNA-binding protein has protein sequence MTGIEEQFNGKKLLVKKLVPFGFTKEGSNYALVREILGGQFRLEIRVGRGKKVSVKVFDNDFGEEYLLFSVLSVQGALVGRIRKEVSTITYKFISECFETQIFKRKSANDLIGYAEQKYGDKPEYLWARFPQFAAIRKHENKKWYCLLGTVEKSKVGLKGDEIIEVANFKIVPKELPELLKKPGYLPAYHMNKKSWVTVILDGTVPLTEIKKLLDKSYTLA, from the coding sequence GTGACAGGCATCGAAGAACAATTCAACGGCAAGAAACTTCTTGTCAAGAAACTCGTTCCTTTCGGGTTCACGAAGGAAGGGTCTAACTATGCGCTCGTCCGCGAAATACTTGGCGGGCAATTCCGTCTGGAAATCAGAGTGGGACGGGGCAAGAAAGTTTCTGTCAAGGTATTCGACAACGATTTCGGTGAAGAATACCTACTGTTTTCGGTGCTGTCAGTGCAGGGGGCCCTCGTGGGCCGCATCCGCAAAGAAGTTTCCACTATTACGTATAAATTCATCAGCGAATGTTTCGAGACGCAGATTTTTAAAAGGAAATCAGCAAACGACCTGATTGGCTACGCGGAGCAAAAATACGGAGACAAGCCCGAATATCTGTGGGCACGGTTTCCGCAATTTGCCGCCATCCGCAAGCACGAAAACAAGAAATGGTATTGCCTGTTGGGGACTGTCGAAAAATCAAAAGTTGGCCTCAAAGGCGACGAAATTATCGAAGTGGCAAACTTCAAAATAGTCCCGAAGGAATTGCCGGAACTCCTGAAAAAGCCCGGCTACCTCCCCGCATACCACATGAACAAGAAAAGCTGGGTAACGGTCATTCTTGATGGGACCGTGCCGCTAACCGAAATCAAGAAATTGCTGGATAAAAGCTACACGCTGGCGTGA
- a CDS encoding alpha/beta hydrolase, which produces MACSPEKAPSTGSTGSPTLSGTLSTTKSATEAAQQTKEENMNKLTLTAEWDKVFPKSDKVEHSKVTFKNHFGIELAADMFVPKDTSLKVNGKFPAIAVSGPFGAVKEQSSGLYAQQMAERGFLTIAFDPSFTGESGGEPRYMNSPDINTEDFMASVDFLSTRDNVDPERIGIIGICGWGGMAINAAGIDTRVKATVASTMYDMSRVTANGYFDSANNADARNEARKALMAQRTKDFKNGTYDLAGGVIDPLPDDAPYFVKDYFAYYKTPRGYHKRSLNSNKGWAASAGTSLMNTKLLAYADEIRNPVLIIHGEKAHSRYFGEGAFEKMTGKKANVPAKLDATKNWSKTVGNKELLVIPGASHVDLYDNLEKIPFEKLNEFFKTNLK; this is translated from the coding sequence ATGGCATGCTCCCCCGAAAAAGCCCCTTCGACTGGTTCAACAGGCTCACCAACCTTATCAGGGACCTTGTCGACAACAAAGTCCGCAACAGAAGCAGCACAACAGACAAAGGAAGAAAATATGAACAAGCTTACGCTCACCGCCGAATGGGATAAGGTTTTTCCCAAGAGCGACAAGGTCGAACATTCCAAGGTCACTTTCAAGAACCACTTTGGCATTGAACTCGCCGCCGACATGTTCGTGCCCAAGGACACGAGCCTCAAGGTGAACGGCAAGTTCCCGGCAATCGCAGTCTCGGGCCCGTTCGGCGCCGTCAAGGAACAGTCCAGCGGCCTTTACGCCCAGCAGATGGCGGAACGCGGATTCCTGACCATTGCGTTCGACCCGAGTTTCACCGGCGAATCGGGCGGCGAGCCGCGCTACATGAACAGCCCGGACATCAACACCGAAGACTTCATGGCGTCTGTAGATTTCCTCTCGACCCGCGACAATGTTGACCCGGAACGCATCGGCATCATCGGCATTTGCGGCTGGGGCGGCATGGCGATTAACGCTGCCGGCATCGATACCCGCGTCAAAGCGACCGTTGCATCCACCATGTACGACATGAGTCGCGTGACTGCAAACGGCTACTTCGATTCCGCAAACAACGCCGACGCCCGTAACGAAGCGCGCAAGGCACTGATGGCCCAGCGCACCAAGGACTTCAAGAACGGTACGTACGACCTGGCCGGCGGTGTCATTGACCCGCTCCCGGACGACGCTCCTTACTTTGTCAAGGATTATTTCGCCTACTACAAGACCCCGCGCGGCTACCACAAGCGCTCCCTCAACAGCAACAAGGGCTGGGCCGCTTCCGCAGGCACCTCGCTCATGAACACAAAGCTCCTCGCATACGCCGACGAAATCCGTAACCCGGTGCTCATCATCCATGGCGAAAAGGCCCACAGCCGCTACTTCGGCGAAGGCGCATTCGAAAAAATGACCGGCAAGAAGGCAAACGTCCCCGCAAAACTCGACGCCACCAAGAACTGGAGCAAGACCGTCGGCAACAAGGAACTCCTCGTCATCCCCGGAGCCTCCCACGTGGACCTCTACGACAACCTGGAAAAAATCCCCTTCGAAAAGCTGAACGAATTCTTCAAGACAAACTTGAAGTAA
- a CDS encoding YhcG family protein, translating into MAKNLANHREDALYSQIASILEQNRKSVAVAVNTAMVRTYYEIGRSIVENEQKGNIRAEYGKEVLKNLSARLTANYGKGFSTTNLKQMRDFYLTYQIGQTVSDQFVLSWSHYLFLMRIDNPDERKFYEIEAKNSNWSLRELKRQFDSALYERLAVSKDKESVRELSKKGCIVESPADIVKDPYILEFLGLPEQSEYSETELESKLIDKLESFLLELGKGYTFVGRQSRITLDEKHFFVDLVLYNRLLQCFVLVDLKIGELTHQDLGQMQMYVHYYDRFVKLPHENNTIGIVLCKKKSDSLVEITLPEGNSQIFASKYQTVLPNKEQLIELIEDK; encoded by the coding sequence ATGGCTAAAAATTTGGCTAATCATAGGGAAGACGCTCTTTATTCTCAAATTGCGTCGATTCTCGAACAGAACCGTAAGTCTGTTGCTGTTGCCGTTAATACGGCGATGGTGCGCACGTATTACGAAATTGGCCGTTCGATTGTTGAAAACGAGCAAAAGGGTAACATCCGCGCAGAATATGGAAAGGAAGTCCTCAAAAATCTTTCTGCCAGACTTACTGCAAATTATGGCAAGGGATTTTCTACGACGAATTTGAAGCAGATGCGGGATTTCTATCTGACTTATCAAATTGGTCAGACAGTGTCTGACCAATTCGTCTTGAGCTGGTCCCATTACTTGTTTCTGATGCGTATTGATAATCCCGACGAACGGAAATTCTACGAAATTGAGGCGAAAAACTCGAATTGGAGCTTGCGGGAACTCAAAAGGCAGTTCGATTCCGCGCTTTATGAGCGGCTCGCCGTAAGCAAGGATAAGGAATCGGTGAGGGAACTGTCTAAAAAAGGGTGTATCGTGGAGTCCCCGGCGGACATTGTCAAGGATCCCTACATTTTGGAATTCTTGGGACTGCCGGAACAGTCCGAATATTCGGAAACCGAACTGGAAAGCAAGCTCATCGACAAGTTGGAGTCTTTTTTGCTTGAACTGGGTAAGGGGTATACTTTCGTGGGACGGCAGTCGCGGATTACGCTGGACGAAAAGCATTTTTTTGTGGACCTGGTTCTTTATAACAGGCTGCTGCAGTGCTTTGTGTTGGTGGATCTGAAGATTGGCGAACTCACGCATCAGGATTTGGGCCAAATGCAGATGTATGTGCACTACTATGACCGCTTTGTAAAGCTTCCGCACGAAAATAACACTATCGGCATCGTTCTTTGCAAGAAAAAGTCGGACTCCCTTGTAGAAATTACTTTGCCTGAAGGAAATTCGCAGATTTTTGCCAGCAAGTATCAAACTGTGTTACCCAACAAGGAACAATTGATAGAATTGATCGAAGATAAGTAG